Proteins from a genomic interval of Fimbriimonadales bacterium:
- a CDS encoding ammonia-forming cytochrome c nitrite reductase subunit c552, which translates to MRTERKSIVFAFLLFFVSAILGVFVGILGVSITERRAERELARIRIIEPLGEFESDNAKWGINFPREYNSWELTKKTDERTKYGGSSFRDYLAANPRLVVLWAGYPFSKDYNQARGHFHALEDVSKTGRINEKSPATCITCKSSDVPRIMAKIGVERFYEHKFFEMLPEARNPIGCLDCHDPKTMRLRISRPALIDAFKRMGKDITKASHQEMRTLVCAQCHVEYYFKDKKYLTFPWDNGLKVEEMEEYYERIQHTDWVHAISGAKMLKMQHPDYEVYMQGIHSFRGVSCADCHMPYKVEGGIKFTDHQVRSPLLNIANSCQVCHRWSEEEVKIRVTSIQDKTQDLLNRAENELVRAHLEIGDAWRKGATDAELENARNLVRKAQMYWDYVAANNGMGFHAPQECARILAKAIQLAMESRLEAQSVRARKGLLAPVPLPDLSSKEKAQAFIQSFIPKT; encoded by the coding sequence TTGCATTTTTGTTGTTTTTCGTGAGTGCGATACTCGGTGTTTTCGTTGGGATTTTGGGTGTTTCTATAACGGAGCGACGCGCAGAACGCGAGTTAGCGCGCATTCGTATCATCGAACCTTTAGGGGAATTCGAATCCGATAATGCGAAATGGGGGATTAACTTTCCACGCGAATATAATTCTTGGGAACTCACGAAAAAAACGGATGAACGAACGAAATACGGGGGGTCGAGTTTTCGGGATTATTTAGCGGCGAATCCGAGGCTCGTCGTTCTCTGGGCAGGTTATCCCTTCAGCAAAGATTACAATCAAGCGCGAGGACATTTTCATGCACTCGAAGACGTTTCGAAAACAGGACGCATAAACGAAAAAAGTCCTGCGACATGCATTACATGCAAAAGTTCCGATGTGCCTCGCATTATGGCGAAAATCGGAGTCGAAAGATTTTATGAACATAAATTCTTTGAAATGTTGCCGGAAGCGCGGAACCCCATCGGATGCTTGGATTGTCACGACCCGAAAACCATGCGTCTGCGCATTTCTCGTCCAGCGTTGATAGACGCTTTTAAAAGAATGGGAAAGGACATTACGAAAGCATCTCATCAGGAAATGCGCACTCTCGTTTGTGCGCAATGCCATGTGGAATATTATTTCAAAGACAAAAAATATCTCACTTTTCCGTGGGATAACGGTTTGAAAGTAGAAGAGATGGAGGAATATTACGAACGCATTCAACACACGGATTGGGTGCATGCGATTAGCGGCGCGAAAATGCTCAAAATGCAGCACCCCGATTACGAAGTATATATGCAGGGAATACATTCCTTCCGAGGCGTGTCTTGTGCAGATTGTCATATGCCGTATAAAGTCGAGGGGGGGATTAAATTTACCGACCATCAAGTTCGCAGTCCGCTCTTAAATATCGCGAATTCATGTCAGGTGTGTCATCGCTGGTCGGAAGAGGAAGTAAAAATTCGCGTAACGAGCATTCAAGATAAGACACAGGATTTGTTGAACCGTGCCGAAAACGAATTGGTTCGTGCTCATTTAGAAATCGGCGATGCTTGGCGAAAAGGCGCAACGGATGCGGAATTAGAAAATGCGCGCAATCTCGTTCGCAAAGCGCAGATGTATTGGGATTACGTCGCGGCGAACAACGGAATGGGTTTCCACGCGCCGCAAGAGTGCGCGCGAATCCTCGCCAAAGCCATTCAACTCGCTATGGAGAGCCGCTTGGAAGCGCAATCCGTTCGTGCTCGAAAAGGTCTCCTCGCGCCTGTCCCCCTACCCGATTTGTCGAGCAAAGAAAAAGCCCAAGCATTTATCCAGAGTTTTATTCCCAAAACGTAA
- a CDS encoding acyl-CoA dehydrogenase family protein: MTLKFTEEEQKFLREVEQFIEEEVAPCTRAWEKDTFPADIWKRCASRGITHVVLPKSLGGLGFSCATYAEMCRIIAKGDPALAMNVAAINALCVAHFEHFANDEQRAKYLPGVLSGDIPLAWGLTEPDAGSDARRVKTIATPIPDRPGYFYLNGEKMFITNGGFAKLFIIIARLDEENLSAFFMEKDQPGFEDLGRIPTVGVCASYTMRFRMNNAIGWHTPCTFDEVISLLYRGRVGIGAMALGIAEKALELGIEYSKQRVQFGRPLAQMQSVQNMIADSGMWIEAARLLVHKAAWMYDQGMPIVKEASYAKLFASETAREVTNRMIQIHGGRGMMPDYLIEKLWRDAKLTEIGEGASEIQRLIIAKALLK, from the coding sequence ATGACACTGAAATTTACCGAAGAAGAACAAAAGTTTCTGCGAGAAGTAGAGCAGTTCATAGAAGAAGAAGTCGCTCCGTGCACCCGGGCATGGGAAAAGGACACCTTCCCGGCGGACATATGGAAACGATGCGCTTCCCGGGGAATCACTCATGTGGTCCTCCCGAAGTCGTTAGGAGGTTTGGGGTTTTCGTGTGCGACCTATGCAGAAATGTGTCGAATCATCGCCAAGGGCGACCCTGCGTTAGCGATGAACGTTGCGGCAATCAACGCCCTTTGCGTGGCGCATTTCGAACATTTCGCAAACGATGAACAGCGCGCGAAATATCTGCCGGGTGTTTTAAGCGGGGATATCCCTCTTGCATGGGGTTTGACAGAGCCGGATGCCGGCAGCGATGCTCGCAGAGTGAAAACGATCGCTACTCCCATTCCGGACCGACCGGGATATTTCTATCTCAATGGCGAGAAGATGTTCATTACCAACGGAGGGTTCGCGAAACTTTTCATCATTATCGCTCGGCTCGATGAAGAAAACCTAAGCGCTTTTTTCATGGAGAAAGACCAACCTGGGTTCGAAGATTTAGGAAGAATTCCGACCGTCGGGGTTTGCGCCTCTTATACGATGCGATTTCGCATGAACAACGCAATTGGGTGGCATACACCTTGCACTTTCGACGAAGTGATTAGTTTGCTTTATCGCGGTCGCGTCGGAATCGGAGCGATGGCTCTCGGAATTGCGGAAAAAGCATTGGAATTGGGAATCGAATACAGTAAACAGCGTGTGCAATTCGGTCGTCCTTTGGCACAGATGCAGTCCGTTCAAAATATGATTGCGGATTCAGGGATGTGGATAGAGGCGGCGCGGCTTTTAGTGCATAAAGCGGCATGGATGTACGACCAAGGGATGCCGATCGTGAAAGAAGCCTCCTACGCGAAACTCTTCGCGAGCGAAACGGCGAGAGAAGTTACGAACCGCATGATTCAGATTCACGGGGGGCGCGGCATGATGCCGGATTATTTAATTGAAAAACTCTGGCGCGACGCAAAACTCACGGAAATCGGAGAAGGCGCGAGCGAAATTCAAAGGCTGATCATCGCGAAAGCATTGCTGAAATAA
- a CDS encoding nuclear transport factor 2 family protein: protein MKHMIVCLLGLFLTTSLLSQGEDPQLRKEMEAVYLKWDTLAQKGDLKGLLAMIHPSFVQIDEDGKRTNYAQFKKELTEILKMIREIKSHTVVHHVYGNREECYAWVTTKASFKMKQGEKWQTVSFTMHAAETLKRTPKGWQFVLSQSLPKESVIGQ from the coding sequence ATGAAACATATGATTGTCTGCCTCTTGGGATTGTTTCTCACAACAAGCCTTCTCTCTCAAGGAGAAGACCCGCAACTCCGAAAAGAAATGGAGGCGGTATATCTGAAATGGGACACCCTTGCACAAAAAGGCGACCTAAAAGGGCTTTTAGCGATGATACATCCCTCCTTCGTGCAAATAGACGAAGACGGCAAACGCACGAATTACGCGCAATTCAAAAAAGAACTCACGGAAATCTTGAAAATGATTCGTGAGATTAAGTCTCATACAGTCGTGCATCATGTTTACGGCAATCGAGAGGAATGCTATGCATGGGTTACCACGAAAGCGAGTTTTAAAATGAAACAAGGAGAAAAATGGCAAACCGTAAGTTTCACGATGCATGCAGCGGAAACTTTGAAACGCACACCGAAGGGTTGGCAATTCGTACTCAGCCAAAGTTTGCCCAAAGAAAGCGTCATCGGTCAGTAA
- a CDS encoding dipeptidase gives MFSLIALFVFAAGQTPSNDYLIKAREIHRQVPLVDGHNDLPWVIRANGGDFEKYNIAMRLSKGQTDIPRLREGGVGGQFWSVWVPTSLQGSDAVKTTLEQIGTVHRMIEIYPNAFELALSADDIERIFRKGKIASLIGMEGGHSIDSSLTALTAFYYAGARYMTLTHSKNTPWADSATDEPKLGGLNEFGEKVVLEMNRLGMLVDLSHVSADTMMDALKVSKAPVIFSHSGARGVCDHPRNVPDDVLKELKKNGGIVMVVILADYVSPEIPRWSKNRDATQKQLQEKYPNDPEKVQNELKEWMQKNPKPRATLSQVADHIDHIRKVAGIDHIGIGSDFDGGGGVDGLEDVSKFPYLTAELLRRGYSEGEIKKILGLNLLRVMRQVEKVAKELRQAVQKAA, from the coding sequence ATGTTCAGCCTCATTGCACTATTCGTCTTCGCGGCAGGGCAAACTCCCTCGAACGATTACCTGATAAAGGCGAGAGAAATTCATCGACAAGTCCCTCTCGTTGATGGGCACAACGATTTGCCTTGGGTTATTCGGGCGAACGGAGGAGATTTCGAAAAATACAACATCGCAATGCGTCTATCCAAAGGTCAGACGGATATTCCCCGCCTCCGCGAGGGAGGTGTCGGAGGGCAATTTTGGTCGGTGTGGGTACCCACGAGTTTGCAAGGCTCAGACGCTGTAAAAACGACACTCGAACAAATCGGCACGGTTCACCGAATGATTGAAATCTATCCTAATGCATTCGAACTTGCGCTCAGTGCGGACGATATCGAACGCATTTTTCGAAAGGGAAAAATCGCAAGCCTCATCGGAATGGAGGGGGGGCATTCGATAGATTCTTCGCTTACCGCTTTAACAGCCTTTTATTACGCAGGTGCTCGATATATGACTCTAACGCACAGCAAAAACACACCATGGGCTGACTCGGCAACGGATGAACCGAAACTGGGTGGACTCAACGAATTCGGAGAGAAAGTCGTACTCGAAATGAATCGTTTGGGAATGCTCGTGGATTTGAGCCACGTTTCAGCGGATACGATGATGGATGCGCTCAAGGTTTCGAAAGCGCCCGTAATTTTTTCTCATTCGGGAGCGCGCGGAGTATGCGACCATCCGCGAAACGTTCCGGACGACGTGCTAAAAGAACTGAAAAAAAATGGGGGGATCGTAATGGTAGTGATATTAGCGGATTATGTTTCTCCGGAAATCCCCCGATGGTCTAAAAACAGAGATGCGACCCAAAAGCAATTACAGGAAAAATATCCGAACGACCCCGAAAAAGTGCAAAACGAATTGAAGGAATGGATGCAGAAAAATCCGAAACCGAGAGCCACGCTCTCGCAAGTCGCTGACCACATAGACCATATCCGGAAGGTGGCAGGAATAGACCACATCGGAATAGGAAGCGACTTCGATGGAGGTGGGGGCGTAGATGGGTTGGAAGACGTCTCGAAATTTCCCTACCTCACTGCCGAATTATTACGAAGAGGTTATAGCGAAGGAGAAATTAAGAAAATTTTGGGATTGAATTTGCTTCGGGTCATGCGCCAGGTGGAAAAAGTCGCAAAAGAACTTCGGCAAGCGGTCCAAAAGGCGGCATGA
- a CDS encoding YkgJ family cysteine cluster protein produces the protein MRTALKVFYNCKNCPAYCCAYPRITVTDYDIERLAKHFGISKAKAKKRFTKKGEEPGERILRKKYDPYFESVCRFLDVETRQCTVYPARPRTCREYPGTARCGYYDFLMSERDRQKDSKMIATTDHRD, from the coding sequence ATGCGTACAGCACTCAAGGTCTTTTACAATTGCAAGAATTGTCCGGCATATTGTTGCGCCTACCCGAGAATCACGGTTACGGATTACGATATCGAGCGCCTCGCAAAGCATTTCGGCATCAGCAAGGCGAAAGCGAAGAAAAGATTCACCAAAAAAGGAGAAGAGCCTGGTGAGCGAATCCTTCGAAAAAAATACGACCCTTATTTCGAAAGCGTTTGCAGGTTCTTAGATGTCGAGACGAGACAATGTACCGTATATCCGGCAAGACCTCGAACTTGCAGAGAATATCCCGGAACCGCGCGGTGCGGATATTACGATTTTCTGATGTCCGAAAGAGACCGTCAGAAAGACTCGAAAATGATTGCAACTACAGACCATAGGGATTAA
- a CDS encoding glycosyltransferase: MKVTFLTRHDGGLASGGREVQLGYTLRALNEIGIETEILTPLTTKIGDVLHVFGPEGYFADTARYARERQVPVVTSSVWYLPLPIWRVWLRRYWLTLRFRYPKQTKKLFKRSTLLVCPSHAAQKRIVAFFGIDPKKFRFIPSAGVDERFANATPELFREHTGIREDFVLHVGVIHKRKNQLNLIRALKGTNFKMVFLGRLHSLEYAARCKREAGEQAMFLDAVSHDSPLLPSAYAAARVVCIPSILDDFLIAGIEAGAAGARLVLSNSWHPQELYGDYALYPNPFSPTDIRRCVEIAWDKPHDPEAQREYFIKRYSWSRIAEQLKTVYEEAVGLTCVS; encoded by the coding sequence GTGAAAGTTACATTTTTGACTCGTCACGACGGTGGTCTTGCCAGCGGAGGCAGGGAAGTCCAACTCGGTTACACTTTACGCGCTTTGAATGAAATAGGTATCGAGACCGAAATTTTGACTCCTCTTACAACGAAAATCGGTGACGTTCTTCACGTGTTCGGTCCGGAAGGATATTTTGCAGATACAGCACGTTATGCAAGAGAAAGGCAAGTTCCCGTAGTCACTTCGTCGGTTTGGTACTTACCGCTGCCGATATGGAGAGTCTGGCTTCGCAGGTATTGGTTGACCCTTCGCTTTCGCTATCCTAAACAGACAAAAAAACTTTTCAAAAGGTCAACCCTTCTTGTATGTCCATCTCACGCGGCTCAAAAAAGAATCGTCGCATTTTTCGGGATCGACCCTAAGAAATTTCGGTTCATTCCGAGCGCGGGAGTGGATGAGAGATTCGCAAATGCCACTCCGGAATTGTTTCGTGAACACACAGGGATTCGAGAAGATTTCGTGCTTCATGTCGGGGTGATTCATAAGCGAAAAAATCAATTGAATTTAATTCGCGCTCTCAAAGGCACGAATTTCAAAATGGTATTTTTGGGGCGCTTGCATTCTCTCGAGTATGCCGCTCGATGCAAGCGAGAAGCGGGAGAGCAAGCGATGTTTCTCGATGCCGTCTCGCATGACAGTCCTTTGCTTCCGAGTGCTTATGCAGCAGCGCGCGTCGTGTGCATTCCTTCGATACTCGACGATTTTCTGATTGCGGGAATCGAAGCCGGAGCGGCAGGCGCAAGACTCGTGCTCAGCAATAGTTGGCATCCACAAGAATTATATGGCGATTATGCTCTTTATCCGAATCCGTTTAGCCCGACCGATATTCGCCGTTGTGTCGAGATTGCTTGGGACAAACCTCACGACCCCGAAGCGCAACGAGAATATTTTATAAAACGCTATTCCTGGTCACGGATAGCGGAACAGTTGAAAACGGTTTACGAAGAGGCAGTCGGATTGACCTGTGTTTCATGA
- a CDS encoding glycosyltransferase family 2 protein, whose amino-acid sequence MSKPTISAAINTYNEERDLPFALRSIASWVDEIIVVDMHSTDRTREIAKEFGAKVFLHENVGFADPARAFALSKCKGEWILILDADEMIPKPLSDWLLNAAENNRGDVFRMARENYFFGEVMRYTRTGPTTDRHMRFFRRDCIELTDRIHSFLHPIPNARIVDVPYEEGKAIVHFCYTDISELLERMNRYTTIEAEQAIEKGAKPRTSLRRALLAFWRYYIRGRGYKDGWRGFYYSLLVGFYHLAIAAKMQERKAVGTRDAVIEKYQAEAEKILSAYENDRPKENTKRKISVAINTYNEEKNLPYALRSVKSWADEIIVVDMHSTDRTREIAESFGARVFLHEYLGFADPARAFAISKCSGDWILILDADEVVPEPLSKKLKALAESSNADVINIPMENYLFGEIVKFTSSGAGRIWHPRFFRVGSMQTSDRLHQFLHIAEGAGIMNLPYRSGEAIVHFAYANISELIDKINRYTSIEAAQETKSKTSPFRAIRRAMRIFWRNYILGKGWKGGWREFYYSAFLMMYEITAMAKLKERQTVGSSEEVINLYQNKAKKILLDYTLQSIEERGGFSHETQVNPTASS is encoded by the coding sequence ATGTCTAAACCGACGATTTCTGCGGCAATCAATACTTACAACGAAGAGCGCGATTTGCCTTTTGCATTGCGCTCGATTGCTTCTTGGGTAGACGAAATCATCGTCGTAGATATGCACAGCACAGATAGAACACGCGAAATCGCAAAAGAATTCGGCGCGAAAGTTTTTCTGCACGAAAATGTAGGATTTGCGGACCCTGCAAGAGCATTCGCTCTTTCTAAATGCAAAGGCGAATGGATTCTTATTTTGGATGCGGATGAAATGATTCCGAAGCCGTTGAGCGATTGGTTATTGAATGCCGCCGAAAACAATCGTGGCGATGTGTTCCGTATGGCGCGCGAGAATTACTTTTTCGGGGAGGTGATGCGTTATACGCGCACAGGTCCGACGACGGACCGCCATATGCGCTTCTTTCGTCGAGATTGCATCGAGTTGACAGATCGCATTCACAGTTTTTTGCATCCTATCCCGAATGCGCGCATCGTAGATGTACCTTACGAAGAAGGTAAAGCAATCGTGCATTTTTGCTATACAGACATTTCGGAATTGCTGGAACGAATGAATCGCTATACGACGATCGAAGCCGAACAAGCAATCGAAAAGGGAGCAAAACCTAGAACCTCTTTGCGGCGTGCGTTATTGGCATTTTGGCGCTACTATATTCGAGGGCGTGGATATAAAGACGGATGGCGTGGATTCTACTATTCGTTACTGGTGGGATTCTATCATCTCGCTATAGCGGCAAAAATGCAAGAACGGAAAGCGGTTGGCACACGCGATGCGGTGATTGAAAAATACCAAGCGGAAGCCGAGAAAATATTGAGCGCGTATGAAAATGACAGACCGAAGGAAAACACTAAAAGAAAAATATCGGTAGCCATCAACACTTACAACGAGGAGAAGAATCTCCCTTATGCCTTGCGTTCCGTAAAATCGTGGGCAGACGAAATCATCGTCGTGGATATGCACAGCACCGATAGAACGCGAGAAATCGCCGAATCATTCGGTGCTCGCGTTTTCTTGCACGAGTATTTAGGTTTTGCAGACCCTGCTCGTGCTTTTGCCATTTCCAAGTGCTCTGGAGATTGGATTTTGATCCTCGACGCCGATGAAGTCGTTCCTGAACCTCTGAGCAAAAAATTAAAAGCGCTCGCCGAATCCTCGAATGCTGATGTAATCAACATCCCGATGGAAAACTATCTCTTCGGTGAAATCGTAAAGTTCACTTCGAGCGGTGCTGGTCGAATTTGGCATCCACGATTTTTTAGAGTAGGTTCTATGCAAACATCTGACAGACTTCATCAGTTTCTTCACATCGCGGAAGGAGCGGGTATTATGAATTTGCCTTATCGAAGCGGAGAGGCAATCGTTCATTTCGCTTATGCAAATATTTCTGAATTGATAGACAAAATCAATCGTTATACGAGCATCGAGGCAGCACAAGAAACCAAATCGAAAACAAGCCCATTTCGTGCAATTCGCCGTGCGATGAGAATCTTCTGGCGTAATTACATCTTGGGAAAAGGCTGGAAAGGTGGATGGAGAGAATTTTATTATTCGGCTTTTTTAATGATGTATGAAATCACGGCTATGGCGAAATTGAAAGAAAGACAAACTGTTGGTTCTTCCGAGGAGGTAATCAATCTATATCAGAACAAAGCCAAAAAAATCCTGCTGGATTACACCTTGCAATCTATTGAGGAGAGGGGGGGATTCTCTCATGAAACACAGGTCAATCCGACTGCCTCTTCGTAA
- a CDS encoding Gfo/Idh/MocA family oxidoreductase, translated as MKKLGIGIIGSGGIAQACLMPAFAELSDRCRILAIADPNPDNASKAAQKFEVPHVFSDFHELLRMQEIDAVCIATPNLFHKHAAVASFEAGKHVFCEKPMARNAEEAREMLLAQKKSGKLLQIGFQFRFSGAASFMHRYI; from the coding sequence TTGAAAAAGTTAGGCATCGGAATTATCGGGAGCGGGGGCATTGCGCAAGCGTGCCTCATGCCAGCGTTTGCAGAACTTTCGGATCGTTGCCGAATTCTTGCGATTGCCGACCCGAATCCGGACAATGCATCCAAAGCGGCACAAAAATTCGAAGTTCCCCACGTTTTTTCAGATTTTCATGAACTCTTGAGAATGCAAGAGATCGATGCGGTTTGTATAGCTACGCCGAATTTATTTCACAAACATGCCGCCGTTGCCTCTTTCGAAGCGGGAAAACACGTTTTCTGCGAAAAGCCTATGGCTCGAAATGCCGAGGAAGCACGTGAAATGCTTCTTGCGCAAAAAAAGAGCGGAAAACTTTTGCAAATCGGTTTTCAATTTCGTTTCTCTGGCGCTGCTTCTTTTATGCACAGATATATATAA
- a CDS encoding Gfo/Idh/MocA family oxidoreductase, whose translation MGNIYYARVQALRRRGVPGWGVFIDKEQQGGGPLLDIGVHVLDFTLYLMGYPKPVSASGKTFQALATNPKYWNAWGDYDRSKYSVEDFAIGFIRFENDAIVTLESSFMANIEKEIWRSSLFGTEAGADIDLFSDDPIRIYTEKDQQLFDLVPKNVPRVKNTYSAEIAAFVNSILENKPSPVPGEHGLILNAIMDAIYRSSETGREEPIASSVDGRITGKRF comes from the coding sequence ATGGGAAATATTTATTACGCGCGTGTGCAAGCCTTGAGAAGGCGCGGCGTTCCAGGATGGGGGGTGTTCATTGACAAAGAGCAACAAGGGGGGGGACCGCTATTGGATATCGGCGTGCATGTTTTGGATTTCACTTTGTATTTGATGGGATACCCGAAACCGGTTTCTGCATCGGGGAAGACTTTTCAAGCGCTGGCGACGAACCCGAAATATTGGAATGCATGGGGCGACTACGACCGATCGAAATATTCTGTCGAAGATTTCGCTATCGGTTTTATACGATTCGAAAATGACGCCATCGTAACCTTAGAAAGCAGTTTCATGGCGAATATCGAAAAAGAAATTTGGCGTTCTTCTCTTTTCGGAACGGAAGCAGGTGCGGATATAGATTTGTTCAGCGATGATCCGATTCGTATTTACACGGAAAAAGACCAGCAACTCTTCGATCTCGTTCCGAAAAATGTCCCCCGCGTGAAAAATACCTACTCCGCAGAAATTGCCGCCTTCGTGAATTCGATTTTAGAAAATAAACCCAGCCCAGTACCTGGCGAACACGGGTTGATTTTGAATGCGATTATGGATGCGATTTATCGTAGCAGTGAAACTGGAAGAGAAGAACCCATAGCCTCATCCGTAGACGGGCGAATAACAGGCAAAAGGTTCTAA
- a CDS encoding sigma-70 family RNA polymerase sigma factor, whose translation MALRTAVLGTTVDSKRRGGERGNPIGFGEFVARERNKAIRRAYRLLGDRELAEDIVQEAFMRAARSWDKHMETHQTAWFYKILHNEAIRAWKKNRKVEAIDPCHEDIRYDHDNRIAVREVFKKMDFRDVEILVLAYEDGMTYEEISEILGIPAGTVASRINAAKDKFKKMWGA comes from the coding sequence ATGGCGCTTAGAACAGCGGTTCTTGGTACTACGGTGGACTCCAAACGAAGAGGAGGAGAAAGGGGCAATCCCATCGGATTCGGCGAATTTGTTGCTCGAGAGAGAAACAAAGCGATTCGCCGCGCATACCGGTTGTTAGGGGATAGAGAACTCGCAGAAGACATCGTTCAAGAGGCGTTCATGCGAGCAGCCCGTTCATGGGACAAACACATGGAAACCCATCAAACTGCATGGTTTTATAAAATTTTGCACAATGAAGCCATACGTGCTTGGAAAAAAAATCGAAAGGTGGAAGCAATCGACCCTTGCCACGAGGATATAAGATACGACCACGATAATCGTATCGCCGTACGAGAAGTTTTTAAAAAAATGGACTTCAGGGATGTAGAAATTCTCGTGCTTGCATACGAGGATGGGATGACGTACGAAGAGATTTCCGAAATATTGGGTATTCCTGCAGGGACCGTCGCCTCGAGAATCAATGCAGCGAAAGACAAATTTAAAAAAATGTGGGGAGCGTAA
- a CDS encoding hemolysin family protein has translation MESELWTWLLIAALVFINGFFVSAEYALVGARKSRIQVLAKRGKKNAQRVVEALENLPWYIAGIQIGITMAGIGLGAIGEQRLADSLRPFFSGAGLHILASAISFLLVTFLLVVLGELVPKYLTIRNCDRFALLLIYPLNALLMVLAPLTVFLEGAGYWILRPFGIDMRKERPPIAAKEELAAIVQEVSTQGVIEEKHARFITKLLQLTELKASDIMIPRVDIVAIDVDTPPSELAKFLGNQSHTRLLACEDNDLDEVVGVLHLQDAMKVIAGEAKDIRSVLRPAIFVPPNLSLDKLVDRMREERAQMLVVRDEHGGTAGLLTLEDIVEEIFGELDDQVESAQPRIFWRPDKRVTMRGDVRTDELIEFLGWEENPLERETISTIILEQLGRTPKLGDTVQTPIGILRVDNMARNRITRVSLIPYQKPLLGTDLETRATKTN, from the coding sequence ATGGAGTCCGAGCTTTGGACCTGGCTACTGATTGCCGCTCTCGTCTTTATCAATGGGTTTTTCGTTAGCGCCGAGTATGCGCTCGTTGGCGCGAGGAAGTCCCGAATTCAAGTTTTAGCCAAGCGCGGGAAAAAGAATGCCCAAAGGGTCGTCGAAGCCTTGGAAAACCTGCCCTGGTATATCGCTGGCATCCAAATTGGGATTACCATGGCGGGAATCGGATTAGGTGCCATAGGAGAACAGCGGCTTGCGGACAGCCTCCGCCCCTTTTTCTCTGGTGCTGGTTTGCACATCTTAGCGAGCGCGATTTCATTTTTGCTCGTTACTTTTTTGCTGGTCGTTTTGGGAGAACTCGTTCCGAAATATCTCACGATTAGAAATTGTGACCGCTTTGCTTTGCTTCTGATTTATCCGCTCAATGCTTTATTGATGGTTTTGGCTCCTTTAACGGTTTTTTTAGAAGGTGCAGGGTATTGGATTCTAAGACCATTCGGAATCGATATGCGCAAAGAGCGCCCCCCCATAGCGGCGAAGGAAGAACTCGCGGCAATCGTGCAGGAAGTCAGTACACAAGGAGTTATCGAAGAAAAACACGCCCGCTTCATTACGAAACTTCTGCAACTCACGGAATTAAAAGCGAGCGACATCATGATTCCGCGCGTGGATATCGTTGCCATTGACGTCGATACCCCACCCTCTGAATTGGCGAAATTCTTAGGCAATCAGAGTCATACGCGTTTGCTTGCATGCGAAGACAACGATTTGGACGAAGTCGTCGGTGTTTTGCATCTCCAGGATGCAATGAAAGTCATTGCAGGCGAAGCCAAAGATATTCGTTCCGTTCTTCGTCCTGCGATATTCGTCCCCCCCAATCTTTCTTTGGACAAACTCGTTGACCGAATGCGTGAAGAAAGAGCACAAATGCTCGTAGTGCGCGACGAGCACGGTGGCACAGCAGGTCTTTTGACTTTGGAGGACATCGTCGAGGAAATCTTCGGAGAACTCGACGACCAGGTGGAAAGTGCGCAACCTCGTATCTTTTGGCGCCCGGATAAACGGGTGACCATGAGGGGAGATGTGCGCACCGACGAGCTTATCGAATTTTTAGGTTGGGAAGAAAACCCATTGGAACGAGAAACGATTTCGACGATTATTCTCGAACAATTAGGACGAACACCGAAACTCGGCGACACTGTGCAAACACCGATAGGCATTCTTCGCGTGGATAATATGGCGAGGAATCGAATCACACGTGTTTCGTTGATTCCTTATCAAAAACCTCTATTGGGAACCGATTTAGAAACTCGCGCGACAAAAACGAACTAA